A region of Maribacter algicola DNA encodes the following proteins:
- a CDS encoding thioredoxin family protein, with amino-acid sequence MSKFGELIDLNVPVLLDFYAEWNEQSTSMHQVMRDVAAALGDKGKVIKIDVDKNKELSQALRVKGLPTLMIYKKGEMVWRQSGEQDAKTLIGILNEYV; translated from the coding sequence ATGTCTAAATTTGGTGAACTTATAGACTTGAATGTTCCCGTTCTATTGGATTTCTACGCTGAATGGAACGAACAATCCACCTCCATGCATCAGGTAATGCGCGATGTGGCCGCTGCCTTAGGGGATAAGGGCAAGGTTATTAAAATAGACGTGGACAAGAACAAGGAACTTTCCCAGGCGTTACGTGTTAAAGGTCTCCCTACACTTATGATTTATAAAAAAGGTGAAATGGTATGGCGCCAAAGCGGCGAGCAGGATGCCAAAACCCTAATTGGAATATTGAACGAATACGTTTAG
- a CDS encoding response regulator, with protein MQIHLVIVDDSNIWLNIAEKLARSNPFIASVSTYNDPMDAWIYLQTSKSNVLMTDIEMPMLDGFSFVAMFGRKLQIISSSTREEFAKHIMKLGCSNFLSKPFSKDAFDGAIADIYQKASSTRPKKVVKTFG; from the coding sequence ATGCAAATACACCTTGTAATTGTGGACGATTCCAATATTTGGCTAAATATCGCGGAAAAACTGGCACGTTCAAACCCTTTTATTGCAAGTGTGTCCACGTACAATGACCCTATGGACGCCTGGATATATTTACAAACCTCAAAGTCCAATGTTTTAATGACGGATATAGAAATGCCCATGTTGGACGGTTTTTCCTTTGTTGCCATGTTTGGAAGAAAGTTGCAAATTATTTCGAGTTCCACGAGAGAGGAATTTGCCAAACATATAATGAAATTGGGTTGTTCCAACTTCTTGTCGAAGCCATTTTCAAAAGACGCCTTTGATGGGGCTATTGCTGATATTTATCAGAAGGCATCGTCTACAAGACCAAAAAAAGTTGTAAAGACCTTTGGTTGA
- the nusA gene encoding transcription termination factor NusA: MENIALIESFSEFKDDKFIDRVTLMAILEDVFRNALKKKFGSDDNFDIIINPDKGDLEIWRNRVVVEDGEVEDPNEEISLSEARKIEPDFEVGEDVSEEVKLIDLGRRAILALRQNLIAKIHEHDNTTIYKQFKDLEGEIYTAEVHHIRHKAVILLDDEGNEIILPKDRQIPSDFFRKGDNVRGIIESVELKGAKPTIIMSRSSPIFLEQLFFQEIPEVFDGLITIKKAVRIPGEKAKVAVDSYDDRIDPVGACVGMKGSRIHGIVRELGNENIDVINWTSNPQLLVTRALSPARVSSVKLDDEKMTAQVYLKPEEVSKAIGRGGHNIRLAGQLTGYEIDVFREGVEEDVELTEFSDEIDGWIIDEFKKIGLDTARSVLDQDVDDLVKRTDLEEETIIEVVRILKEELED, translated from the coding sequence ATGGAGAATATTGCGTTAATTGAATCTTTCTCGGAGTTTAAGGATGACAAGTTCATAGACCGGGTAACGCTTATGGCAATTTTGGAGGATGTTTTTAGGAACGCCCTTAAAAAGAAATTTGGATCAGACGATAATTTTGATATTATCATTAATCCGGACAAGGGAGATTTGGAAATTTGGCGTAATCGGGTGGTAGTAGAAGATGGTGAAGTTGAGGACCCTAACGAAGAGATATCACTTTCCGAGGCACGAAAGATAGAGCCCGATTTCGAAGTAGGCGAGGATGTATCGGAAGAGGTAAAATTGATTGATTTGGGTAGACGGGCTATTTTGGCATTACGCCAAAATTTGATCGCCAAAATCCATGAGCACGATAATACCACAATTTACAAACAGTTCAAAGACCTCGAAGGTGAGATTTACACGGCCGAGGTACATCATATACGTCATAAGGCGGTTATCTTGTTGGACGATGAAGGCAATGAAATTATCCTCCCAAAGGATAGGCAAATTCCATCTGACTTTTTTAGGAAAGGGGATAATGTTAGGGGCATTATTGAAAGTGTGGAATTGAAAGGAGCCAAACCTACCATAATCATGTCTAGAAGTTCTCCCATTTTCTTGGAGCAATTGTTCTTTCAGGAAATACCGGAGGTTTTTGATGGACTGATTACAATTAAAAAAGCAGTACGTATTCCTGGTGAAAAGGCCAAAGTAGCCGTGGATTCTTATGATGATAGGATTGATCCGGTTGGTGCCTGTGTGGGTATGAAGGGCTCTAGGATACATGGTATAGTCAGGGAATTGGGCAATGAAAATATAGACGTAATCAATTGGACCTCCAATCCCCAACTGTTGGTCACGAGGGCTCTGAGTCCGGCCAGGGTTTCCTCGGTCAAATTGGACGATGAAAAGATGACGGCCCAGGTATATTTAAAGCCAGAGGAGGTGTCCAAGGCTATAGGTAGGGGAGGTCATAATATACGTTTGGCAGGTCAACTAACAGGTTATGAAATAGATGTTTTCAGGGAAGGTGTTGAGGAAGATGTGGAATTGACGGAATTCTCGGATGAAATCGACGGATGGATTATCGATGAGTTTAAGAAAATAGGATTGGATACCGCAAGGAGCGTATTGGATCAAGATGTGGACGATCTGGTAAAACGGACGGATCTTGAGGAGGAGACAATTATTGAAGTTGTGCGTATCCTAAAAGAAGAATTAGAAGATTAG
- a CDS encoding copper homeostasis protein CutC: MLVEVCANSLESAINAEKAGADRIELCSELAVGGITPSYGLLKSIKERISIPVHVLIRPRSGDFSYSEAEFNIMLKDIALCSQLGVEGVVSGVLHTDFTLDVERTTTLIEASKGMKFTFHRAFDWVKDPKDTLKKLEDLKVDYLLTSGQRKSAIEGLSLLKDLKGHFPHITIMPGSGINDANVRSFLEEGFEAIHLSGTKFHRTLASPPQISMNSVYFLNDDKLGISNFETIKALVDKVK; encoded by the coding sequence ATGTTAGTAGAAGTTTGTGCAAATTCGCTGGAATCTGCCATCAATGCGGAAAAGGCAGGGGCCGATAGAATTGAACTTTGTTCTGAGTTGGCCGTAGGGGGCATAACACCATCCTATGGATTGTTGAAGAGCATCAAGGAGCGGATTTCCATACCCGTACATGTACTGATCCGACCTCGAAGCGGTGATTTTTCCTATTCCGAAGCTGAATTCAATATAATGCTCAAGGATATTGCCTTATGCAGTCAGCTAGGTGTGGAAGGTGTGGTCTCTGGAGTATTACATACAGATTTCACATTGGATGTGGAAAGGACAACTACTTTGATTGAAGCCTCAAAGGGAATGAAGTTTACGTTTCACAGGGCCTTCGATTGGGTGAAGGATCCAAAAGATACGCTGAAAAAGCTGGAAGACCTCAAAGTAGATTATTTACTTACGTCCGGTCAACGGAAATCGGCCATAGAAGGATTATCCTTATTGAAGGACTTGAAGGGGCATTTTCCGCATATAACGATCATGCCCGGTTCTGGTATCAATGATGCAAATGTCCGGTCATTCTTGGAGGAAGGTTTTGAAGCCATACATTTGTCGGGTACAAAATTTCATCGAACATTGGCGTCCCCTCCACAAATATCCATGAATTCCGTATACTTTCTAAACGATGACAAATTGGGGATTTCAAATTTTGAGACCATAAAGGCCCTCGTGGATAAGGTTAAATAA
- the rimP gene encoding ribosome assembly cofactor RimP yields the protein MLKEKVRELLEKGLEEDSSLFLIDFAVSPDNKIKVVIDGDHGVTVNDCIKISRAIEHNLDREEQDFSLEVASAGATSPMVMPRQYKKNIGRKLEVETFGSSYEGKLVQTNDEYIVLEWKAREPKPIGKGKVTVQKREEIPFSEIKKAKVILKF from the coding sequence ATGTTAAAGGAAAAAGTAAGGGAATTGTTAGAAAAGGGTTTGGAAGAAGATTCCTCACTCTTTTTGATTGACTTTGCCGTTTCCCCCGATAATAAAATAAAGGTCGTAATCGATGGAGATCATGGGGTGACGGTCAACGACTGTATCAAAATAAGTAGGGCCATTGAGCATAATCTTGATAGGGAGGAACAAGACTTCTCTCTTGAAGTTGCCTCGGCTGGAGCAACTTCGCCGATGGTCATGCCCAGACAATATAAAAAGAATATAGGAAGAAAATTGGAGGTTGAGACCTTTGGTTCATCTTATGAAGGCAAGCTTGTCCAGACCAACGATGAATATATTGTATTGGAGTGGAAGGCTCGGGAGCCCAAACCTATTGGTAAGGGGAAAGTTACGGTTCAGAAAAGGGAGGAAATACCGTTTTCGGAAATAAAAAAAGCAAAAGTTATATTAAAATTTTAA
- a CDS encoding glycosyltransferase family 117 protein produces MFSKNFKKWDTLLGWTVFFIAFITYFITVEPTNSFWDAGEYIATSAKLQVGHPPGAPLLQMIGAFFAMFALEPSQVAMMVNLVSGVSSAFTILFMFWTITNLVQKLLDKDEPMTNSRAIAILGSGLIGSLAFTYSDSFWFNAVETEVYASASLIMALLLWLGLKWTDNLEDPRGNRWLVLISFVVGLTFGVQFMGFLAIPSIGLLYYFKTYKKTTVKNFLLANIIVIAILMLVYKFSLTYVLMLFGWGEVFFINSIGLPFNSGSIIIGLFFIGAFYFGLSYTRKNNYKVANTIVLCLMFLFLGFSSWLMLPIRANAQVVINENNPEDARALLAYYNREQYPGVDSPVYGSYYSDMFAPAGEDRDGKPKYEKDYTLGKYIIVNKYKNSEQGPNPDHQGLLPRMWSSQHASNYMQYFGPLDFKMTEYNADLAEAINQVKTGFENGEIDADQYISFIKRFSDYIEVQPPSVWDNIKYMFEFQFNYMYMRYFMWNFVGKQNDVQGRYNENGNWLSGINFIDSARLGSQDNLPSDILNNPGRNTYFFLPLLLGIIGLVFQVSKDPKQFWVLMMFFLFTGLAIQFYTNPYIFQPRERDYSLVGSFYIFAIWIGLGVYGLYDGFKDWITPKILAPVVVVACLLAVPTVMAVQNWDDHDRSNRFTANSSAKSYLDSCQEDAGAILFTIGDNDTFPLWYAQEIEGYRTDVRIVCTSLFETDWYVDQMKRKAYESDPIPSQIEHDKYRFGSRDVLYHQGITENRWPIKDFINWIDSDKPRTKLGYLLEQQGADISNYSENTQNMVYYPTNKIRVPVNKKNVLESGLVKPKDSAQIVDYIDINLPSVITKKSMMMLDILANNDWKRPLYFSGGSFDDAEYLWMKDYLQLDGLAYKLVPIRTERPNSFEMGRIDTDLMYDIVKKWDWGNAGGDIYHDTQTRIQSVSYRGNLARLMEALIKENKMDKAKEIIEMSLTNMPVEAFGYYSLVEPFVDGYYKVGETSKARELFGVLKKTYQERLEYYASTSLDEQYGNIDNIIADMEAYRRNIDTVIANDEKDFAEKETLIFNEYIDKFQHFYKDEDSFEMPEGEFQDNPDMTIDTLPMSDTISTDNTTTDLLQDTVGNPME; encoded by the coding sequence ATGTTTTCAAAGAACTTCAAAAAATGGGACACCCTTCTCGGGTGGACCGTCTTTTTTATTGCCTTTATCACTTACTTTATTACAGTTGAGCCTACCAATAGTTTTTGGGATGCAGGTGAATACATCGCTACTTCGGCCAAGCTCCAAGTAGGACACCCACCAGGGGCACCGTTGTTACAAATGATTGGTGCTTTTTTTGCCATGTTCGCCTTAGAACCCAGCCAAGTCGCCATGATGGTCAATTTAGTTTCAGGTGTATCCAGTGCTTTTACTATACTGTTCATGTTTTGGACCATTACTAATTTAGTCCAAAAATTATTGGACAAGGATGAGCCCATGACCAATAGCAGGGCCATTGCCATATTGGGAAGTGGTCTTATAGGTTCCTTGGCCTTTACTTATTCCGATAGCTTCTGGTTCAATGCCGTGGAGACTGAGGTATATGCCTCCGCAAGTTTGATTATGGCCTTGTTGCTGTGGCTGGGACTCAAATGGACTGATAATTTGGAAGATCCCAGGGGCAACCGTTGGCTCGTGCTGATTTCCTTTGTGGTAGGCCTAACCTTTGGTGTCCAGTTTATGGGCTTCTTGGCAATTCCTTCCATTGGCCTGCTTTACTATTTTAAGACCTATAAAAAAACAACGGTTAAAAACTTCCTTTTGGCAAATATCATTGTGATTGCCATTTTGATGTTGGTCTATAAGTTTTCCCTAACCTATGTACTTATGTTATTTGGCTGGGGAGAGGTATTCTTTATAAATTCCATCGGTTTACCATTCAATTCGGGTTCCATAATTATTGGACTGTTCTTCATTGGTGCCTTTTATTTTGGCCTTAGCTACACTCGCAAGAACAACTATAAGGTCGCAAATACTATTGTGCTTTGCCTGATGTTCCTTTTTCTAGGGTTTTCGTCTTGGTTGATGCTCCCCATTCGTGCCAATGCACAGGTGGTCATCAACGAAAACAACCCAGAGGACGCCCGTGCCCTTTTGGCTTATTACAATAGGGAGCAGTATCCCGGTGTTGATAGCCCGGTCTACGGTTCATATTATTCCGATATGTTCGCTCCTGCGGGAGAGGACAGGGATGGAAAGCCTAAATATGAAAAGGATTACACCTTGGGAAAATATATCATTGTAAACAAATACAAAAATTCTGAACAAGGCCCCAATCCCGACCATCAGGGTTTATTGCCACGAATGTGGAGCTCACAGCATGCTTCCAATTACATGCAGTATTTTGGTCCGTTGGATTTTAAAATGACGGAATACAATGCGGACTTGGCCGAAGCCATCAATCAAGTGAAGACCGGATTTGAAAATGGCGAGATTGACGCAGACCAATATATCAGCTTCATAAAAAGATTCAGTGACTATATCGAAGTTCAGCCACCTTCCGTTTGGGACAACATTAAATACATGTTCGAGTTCCAGTTCAACTACATGTACATGCGCTATTTCATGTGGAACTTTGTGGGGAAACAAAATGACGTACAAGGACGCTATAACGAAAATGGAAACTGGTTGAGTGGTATCAATTTCATCGATAGTGCAAGATTGGGAAGTCAGGATAACCTTCCAAGTGACATTCTCAACAACCCTGGCAGGAATACCTATTTCTTTTTACCGCTGCTATTGGGAATCATTGGATTGGTATTTCAGGTTTCCAAAGACCCAAAGCAGTTCTGGGTGCTAATGATGTTTTTCCTTTTCACTGGGCTTGCCATTCAGTTTTACACCAATCCTTATATTTTTCAGCCTAGGGAACGTGATTACTCCCTAGTGGGCTCCTTTTATATTTTTGCCATTTGGATTGGGCTTGGCGTTTATGGCCTTTACGACGGATTCAAGGACTGGATTACACCAAAAATCCTGGCTCCCGTAGTTGTGGTGGCGTGTCTCCTAGCTGTACCCACGGTAATGGCCGTTCAGAACTGGGACGACCATGACCGCTCCAATAGGTTTACGGCAAATTCATCCGCCAAATCGTATTTGGATTCGTGCCAAGAGGATGCAGGGGCCATATTATTCACCATTGGTGATAATGACACCTTCCCATTATGGTATGCCCAAGAGATTGAAGGATATCGTACCGATGTCCGCATCGTATGTACCAGCTTGTTCGAAACAGATTGGTATGTAGACCAAATGAAGCGGAAGGCCTATGAAAGCGACCCCATACCTTCACAGATTGAACACGATAAATATCGGTTTGGATCGAGGGATGTACTCTACCATCAAGGTATTACGGAAAACAGATGGCCGATCAAGGATTTCATCAATTGGATCGACAGCGATAAACCAAGGACCAAACTAGGCTATCTTCTAGAGCAACAAGGGGCGGATATAAGCAATTATTCGGAAAACACCCAGAATATGGTGTATTACCCCACCAATAAAATCCGCGTACCCGTTAATAAAAAAAATGTTTTGGAAAGCGGTTTGGTAAAACCAAAGGATTCTGCACAAATAGTAGATTACATCGACATCAACCTACCAAGTGTCATTACCAAAAAAAGTATGATGATGCTGGACATCCTGGCCAACAATGACTGGAAGCGTCCGCTTTATTTCTCAGGTGGAAGTTTTGACGATGCGGAGTACCTCTGGATGAAGGACTATCTGCAATTGGACGGACTTGCCTATAAATTGGTACCCATTAGGACCGAAAGACCCAACTCCTTTGAAATGGGCCGCATTGATACCGACCTGATGTACGACATCGTTAAAAAATGGGATTGGGGAAATGCCGGGGGAGATATTTACCACGATACACAAACCCGAATCCAAAGTGTAAGTTACAGAGGAAACCTAGCACGCTTGATGGAAGCCTTGATAAAGGAGAACAAAATGGACAAGGCCAAGGAAATCATTGAAATGTCCCTCACCAATATGCCCGTGGAAGCCTTTGGATATTACTCTTTGGTAGAGCCGTTTGTAGACGGCTATTATAAAGTAGGGGAGACTTCAAAGGCCAGAGAATTATTTGGTGTCCTGAAGAAAACATATCAAGAACGATTGGAATATTACGCTTCCACCAGCTTGGATGAACAATATGGAAATATCGATAATATTATTGCCGATATGGAAGCTTATCGAAGAAACATCGATACGGTAATCGCCAATGATGAAAAGGATTTTGCCGAAAAAGAAACCTTGATCTTCAATGAGTACATTGATAAATTTCAGCACTTCTACAAAGATGAGGACAGCTTTGAAATGCCAGAAGGTGAATTTCAGGACAATCCGGATATGACAATAGACACCTTGCCAATGAGCGATACCATTAGCACGGATAACACCACCACAGATCTTCTACAGGACACCGTTGGTAATCCAATGGAATAG
- a CDS encoding metallophosphoesterase gives MLRWIIFVLLYLGLSFYIVQALRTLFRQPWVYLLYLVVSLAILINFIYQFTAGEEAGRVLSRPKSYAFGFLLTMLSFKLVIILFLFSEDIFRILSGTYQRLFGASKEFSLPERRRFLSVIALGIAALPFGALLYGMYKGKYNFKVLKYTLEFEDLPDSFDGYQITQISDIHSGSFDDRKKIEYGVGLINKQKSDLLLFTGDMVNNKTEEMLPWAGLFSTLEAKDGKFSVLGNHDYGDYIAWETEALKRQNLEDLKDLQRNMGFDLLLNEHRYLQKGEDRIALVGVENWGKGGFKKAGDLKRAASGLQPNDFTILMSHDPSHWSEEVIHHEKHFHLTLSGHTHGMQFGIEIPGWIKWSPVKWRYPHWAGIYKELGQFINVNRGFGFLGYPGRVGIWPEITVITLKKKALT, from the coding sequence ATGCTACGTTGGATAATTTTTGTGTTGTTATACTTAGGTTTGAGCTTTTATATAGTCCAGGCCTTGCGAACCTTGTTTAGACAACCATGGGTTTATCTACTCTACCTCGTGGTTTCCTTGGCTATATTGATTAATTTCATCTATCAATTTACGGCAGGAGAGGAAGCAGGTCGTGTACTGAGTAGGCCAAAAAGTTATGCCTTTGGCTTTTTGCTGACCATGTTGTCCTTTAAGTTGGTCATTATCCTTTTTTTGTTTTCCGAAGATATTTTTAGGATTCTAAGTGGGACCTACCAAAGACTCTTTGGGGCCTCCAAGGAGTTCAGCCTTCCGGAAAGGCGCAGGTTTTTGAGTGTGATAGCATTGGGAATAGCCGCTTTGCCCTTTGGGGCTTTGTTATATGGTATGTACAAGGGAAAGTATAATTTTAAAGTGCTCAAATATACCCTTGAATTTGAGGATTTGCCCGATAGTTTTGATGGTTACCAAATCACCCAAATATCCGATATCCATAGTGGAAGTTTTGATGACCGAAAAAAAATAGAATACGGCGTAGGTCTTATAAATAAGCAAAAAAGTGACCTATTGCTTTTTACCGGGGATATGGTGAACAACAAGACAGAGGAAATGCTGCCTTGGGCCGGGTTGTTCAGTACGTTGGAGGCAAAGGACGGTAAATTCTCCGTGTTGGGCAATCATGATTACGGGGATTATATCGCCTGGGAAACCGAAGCGTTGAAACGGCAGAATCTAGAGGATTTGAAGGACCTGCAACGAAACATGGGTTTTGACCTTTTGCTCAACGAACACAGGTACCTTCAAAAAGGGGAGGACCGTATAGCCCTGGTGGGAGTAGAAAACTGGGGAAAGGGTGGCTTTAAAAAGGCTGGAGACCTTAAAAGGGCCGCTTCTGGGTTGCAACCCAATGATTTTACCATTTTAATGAGCCATGACCCCTCCCATTGGTCGGAAGAGGTTATACATCATGAAAAGCATTTTCACCTAACCTTGAGCGGACATACGCACGGGATGCAATTTGGTATCGAAATACCTGGTTGGATAAAGTGGAGTCCTGTAAAATGGCGGTATCCCCACTGGGCAGGCATTTATAAAGAATTGGGTCAATTTATTAACGTTAATAGGGGCTTTGGTTTTTTGGGCTATCCAGGAAGGGTAGGAATATGGCCGGAGATAACGGTGATTACCTTAAAAAAGAAGGCCTTAACATGA
- a CDS encoding isoaspartyl peptidase/L-asparaginase family protein: MQRRKFLKNSSALTAGMLTTPIIAATDTYTNNPKPKTNVSKATIPIAICTWDFGNATAKAWDVLKLGGSALDAVHQGVMIEENNLDNQTVGNGGRPDRDGNVTLDACIMDKDANCGAVLAIQNIANPISIARKVMEETPHVILVGKGAEKFAYEQGFERTNLLTEKSKKEWEEWKKTSQYKPIINIENHDTIGMLAIDKNGDIAGACTTSGMAYKMAGRVGDSPIIGAGLFVDNEVGGATATGVGEEVVRTVGSFLIVELMRQGKSPQEACEEGVKRIIAKNKDKQDFQIGFIAINKKGETGAYCIHPGFTYRTYTKEGHVNNPSGSYLKS, from the coding sequence ATGCAACGAAGAAAGTTCCTGAAAAATTCCAGCGCCCTTACCGCCGGCATGTTGACAACCCCCATAATAGCTGCAACGGATACCTATACAAATAACCCAAAACCAAAGACCAACGTATCAAAAGCCACTATTCCAATAGCTATCTGCACCTGGGATTTTGGCAATGCCACGGCCAAGGCATGGGACGTATTAAAGCTTGGGGGAAGTGCCTTGGATGCCGTGCATCAAGGGGTCATGATCGAAGAAAACAATCTGGATAACCAAACGGTTGGAAATGGAGGCAGACCAGATCGGGACGGAAATGTTACGCTAGATGCCTGTATCATGGACAAAGATGCGAATTGCGGTGCGGTATTGGCCATTCAAAATATTGCCAACCCCATCTCTATAGCTAGAAAGGTCATGGAAGAAACCCCCCATGTCATATTGGTAGGGAAAGGTGCGGAAAAGTTTGCCTATGAACAAGGTTTTGAAAGGACCAACCTATTGACCGAAAAATCGAAAAAGGAATGGGAGGAATGGAAAAAAACATCCCAGTACAAACCCATCATCAATATTGAAAACCATGATACCATTGGCATGTTGGCCATTGATAAAAATGGAGATATTGCGGGAGCCTGTACCACCAGCGGTATGGCCTACAAAATGGCAGGACGCGTGGGCGATTCACCCATCATTGGTGCCGGACTCTTTGTAGACAACGAGGTTGGCGGGGCCACGGCCACGGGGGTTGGCGAAGAAGTGGTACGGACCGTGGGCAGTTTTTTGATCGTTGAGCTTATGCGCCAGGGCAAATCACCCCAAGAGGCCTGTGAGGAAGGTGTGAAACGCATCATTGCCAAGAACAAGGACAAGCAGGATTTCCAAATTGGGTTTATTGCCATCAATAAAAAGGGGGAAACCGGGGCCTATTGCATTCATCCAGGGTTTACGTATAGAACGTATACCAAGGAAGGTCATGTGAACAATCCATCGGGTAGTTATTTAAAATCGTAG